From a single Nicotiana tomentosiformis chromosome 2, ASM39032v3, whole genome shotgun sequence genomic region:
- the LOC104111979 gene encoding WAT1-related protein At5g07050-like — translation MEGECSCSFYQRAKPYIAMISLQFGYAGMNIITKVSLNRGMSHYVLVVYRHAFATAVIAPFALILERKIRPKMSLMMFLQIFVLGLLGPVIDQNFYYAGLKYTSPTFSCAMSNMLPAMTFVMAVLCRMEKVDLKKFRCQAKVLGTIVTVAGAMLMTLYKGHVVNLLWSTNSNVPEVSGANSDKDWVKGSILLIFATLAWASFFILQAITMRKYTAPLSLTALVCFLGTLQSIAVTFVMEHEPSVWTIGFDMNLLAAAYAGIVSSSIAYYVQGLVMEKRGPVFVTAFSPLMMIIVAIMGSFILAEKIYIGGILGAVLIVAGLYSVLWGKYKEYKEKEIEESIIPEAVKGVIKGNNQMVILANIEGINDIEMQKSSEGKRIEATSASVAISFPMPHPQMLAREAPKGLI, via the exons atggaGGGCGAATGTAGTTGCAGTTTTTACCAAAGGGCTAAGCCTTATATAGCCATGATTTCCTTGCAATTTGGCTATGCAGGAATGAATATTATTACAAAAGTTTCTCTTAATAGGGGAATGAGTCATTATGTTCTTGTTGTGTATAGACATGCTTTTGCTACTGCAGTTATTGCTCCCTTTGCTCTTATTCTTGAAAG AAAAATTAGGCCAAAGATGTCACTCATGATGTTCTTGCAAATATTTGTATTGGGTCTTTTGGGGCCAGTGATTGATCAAAATTTTTACTATGCTGGACTCAAATATACATCTCCAACATTTTCATGTGCTATGAGCAACATGCTACCTGCTATGACATTTGTCATGGCAGTCCTCTGCAG GATGGAGAAGGTGGACTTGAAGAAATTTAGATGCCAAGCAAAAGTGTTGGGAACAATAGTAACTGTAGCTGGAGCCATGTTAATGACATTGTACAAAGGCCATGTTGTTAACTTGTTATGGTCAACTAATTCTAATGTCCCTGAAGTCAGTGGAGCTAATTCTGATAAAGATTGGGTTAAAGGCTCAATTCTCCTCATTTTTGCAACTCTTGCTTGGGcttctttcttcattcttcag GCTATCACAATGAGGAAATATACAGCTCCATTATCTTTAACTGCACTTGTTTGCTTCCTGGGAACCTTGCAATCTATTGCTGTCACATTTGTAATGGAGCACGAGCCTTCTGTTTGGACTATTGGTTTTGACATGAATCTACTAGCTGCTGCCTATGCT gGAATAGTATCATCAAGTATAGCATACTATGTACAAGGTCTTGTAATGGAGAAAAGAGGACCAGTTTTTGTGACTGCTTTTAGTCCTTTAATGATGATTATTGTTGCAATCATGGGCTCTTTTATTCTTGCTGAAAAAATCTATATTGGAGG AATTCTTGGTGCAGTGCTCATAGTGGCAGGGCTATACTCAGTTCTGTGGGGAAAATACAAGGAGTATAAGGAGAAGGAAATTGAGGAGTCAATAATTCCTGAAGCAGTGAAGGGAGTAATTAAAGGAAACAATCAAATGGTTATTCTTGCAAATATTGAAGGAATTAATGATATAGAAATGCAGAAAAgtagtgaaggaaaaagaattGAAGCAACTTCAGCATCAGTGGCTATCAGTTTTCCCATGCCACACCCCCAAATGTTGGCTAGGGAAGCACCAAAAGGCTTGATATAA